From a region of the Mucilaginibacter auburnensis genome:
- a CDS encoding glycoside hydrolase family 2 TIM barrel-domain containing protein, giving the protein MRFYGSPIRYVFLLGFALLTAFSSTQAQTPALRSGIDYPAEIENPEITGINKEPYHATLMPYASLQEALVAKRHASTYARSLNGQWKFNWVPSPEKRPVDFYKTDFDVSKWKEIAVPSNWEVQGYGTPFYRNLGYTIKKDFPHIMSEPDKRYTAYNERNPVGSYRRDFEVPADWNGRRIFVTFDGVDAGFFLWVNGQKVGFSVNSRNAAEFDLTKYLKPGTNTIAAEVYQYTSGTWLEDQDMWRLHGIFRNVTLWSSPETHIRDFFVKQDLDENYKDAKVNVVAKIKNYGDKTSKAQSLTATLYDNAGKEVAKGTVTGSSINAKQEQELNINFTVANPAKWTAETPTLYTMVLTTGEGEIISQKIGFRKVEIKGRIFMVNGVPIKLKGVNRHEHWSDVGHAITEAQMIRDLEVIKQGNCNHVRTSHYSNDPRWYELCDEWGIWLVAEANMEYHGYDRKFDEEPTMKAAIVDRNVANVENFKNHPSVIIWSLGNEGGVGGTNVGAALTAVKTIDPSRPTHYERYGTGKNNPADLDGRMYGTAEDYIRVAKNPELTKPFYICEFVHAMFNSMGSLDEYSAAFDNTPEILGGAIWEFQDQALWNRRDPKHPILAYGGGFGEFPNDHYFIHKGVVAWDRKTVKPHYPEMKKAFQWISTEMTDVLSGSFRIKNKYQFIALENLDGAWSLTENGVEISKGTFVVPRVGARREGRLSIPFKIEHPKPGAEYYLRISYTQSNKTLWADKGFEVAWDQIKIPVNTATVVEPKSTQPVALSQTPQTIKVTGNGFSVSFDKKTGEMSQLMKGGLNVLTANGGPKPHLWRAAHRNDDMWANNIWEKYGVNNLKFSLVDIKAQAVDMFSVKVTSTIKGEGKEGFGVYHTATYLIKGNGSVTVDNNMEFEGLAISLGRIGVRMMLNKDLDKMKYFGRGPLENYSDRKASADVGLYDLNVNDQYEYEKPMDRGNHEEVRWIKFEDNKTPGFTIKADANLMQFSALPHTDEQMFPVEYKIDLPASTSTVFCLSTKTLGVGSASCGPRPLERFQVWANNSRFTYTLQLLNK; this is encoded by the coding sequence ATGCGTTTTTACGGATCCCCAATCAGGTACGTTTTTTTGTTAGGTTTCGCACTGTTAACCGCGTTTAGTTCAACGCAGGCACAAACGCCGGCGCTACGGTCGGGTATTGATTACCCTGCCGAGATCGAAAATCCGGAGATAACCGGCATTAACAAAGAGCCTTACCACGCTACCTTAATGCCTTACGCCAGTTTGCAGGAAGCATTGGTTGCCAAAAGGCATGCTTCAACTTATGCCCGCAGCCTTAACGGACAATGGAAATTTAACTGGGTACCAAGCCCCGAAAAACGCCCTGTTGATTTTTATAAAACAGATTTTGACGTATCAAAATGGAAAGAAATAGCTGTACCCTCTAACTGGGAAGTACAAGGCTATGGCACGCCGTTTTACAGAAACTTAGGTTACACCATCAAGAAGGATTTTCCGCACATTATGAGCGAGCCGGATAAACGCTACACCGCTTATAATGAGCGCAACCCGGTAGGCAGCTATCGCAGGGATTTTGAAGTACCTGCTGATTGGAACGGCCGACGCATTTTTGTAACCTTTGATGGCGTTGACGCCGGCTTCTTTTTATGGGTTAACGGACAAAAAGTTGGTTTCAGCGTAAACAGCCGTAATGCTGCCGAATTTGACCTCACCAAATATTTAAAACCAGGCACCAACACCATTGCTGCCGAAGTTTATCAGTACACGTCAGGCACCTGGTTGGAAGATCAGGACATGTGGCGTTTACACGGTATCTTCCGCAATGTTACGTTGTGGAGCTCGCCTGAAACACACATCCGCGATTTCTTCGTTAAACAGGATCTGGACGAGAACTACAAAGACGCTAAAGTTAATGTAGTGGCCAAGATCAAAAACTACGGCGACAAAACCTCAAAAGCACAAAGCTTAACCGCTACATTGTATGACAATGCAGGTAAGGAAGTTGCTAAAGGAACTGTTACCGGCTCATCCATCAACGCTAAACAGGAGCAGGAATTAAACATCAACTTTACGGTTGCTAACCCTGCCAAATGGACCGCCGAAACGCCTACCCTTTACACCATGGTTTTAACCACCGGCGAGGGCGAGATCATATCACAAAAAATTGGCTTCCGTAAGGTGGAGATCAAGGGCCGTATATTTATGGTGAACGGTGTACCTATCAAATTAAAAGGTGTTAACCGCCACGAACATTGGTCGGATGTTGGCCACGCTATTACCGAAGCGCAGATGATACGCGACCTTGAGGTAATTAAACAAGGAAACTGTAACCACGTGCGTACATCACACTATTCCAACGACCCACGTTGGTATGAGCTATGCGACGAGTGGGGTATTTGGTTAGTTGCCGAGGCCAACATGGAATACCATGGGTATGACCGCAAGTTTGATGAGGAACCTACTATGAAAGCTGCCATTGTTGACCGTAACGTTGCTAACGTAGAAAACTTTAAAAATCATCCGTCGGTTATTATCTGGTCATTAGGTAACGAGGGTGGTGTTGGTGGCACCAATGTTGGCGCTGCGCTTACTGCCGTTAAAACCATTGATCCATCGCGCCCTACGCACTACGAGCGTTACGGAACAGGTAAAAATAATCCTGCCGACCTGGACGGCCGTATGTATGGCACTGCCGAAGATTACATCAGGGTTGCGAAAAATCCTGAATTGACCAAGCCGTTCTATATCTGCGAGTTTGTACATGCCATGTTCAACTCAATGGGTTCGCTTGATGAATATTCGGCTGCCTTTGATAATACCCCTGAGATTTTAGGTGGTGCGATATGGGAGTTTCAGGACCAGGCGCTTTGGAACAGGCGCGATCCAAAGCACCCAATCCTGGCTTATGGTGGCGGCTTCGGCGAGTTCCCTAATGATCATTACTTCATCCATAAGGGTGTAGTGGCGTGGGACAGAAAAACCGTTAAACCGCACTATCCTGAAATGAAAAAAGCATTTCAATGGATCAGCACCGAAATGACTGATGTATTGAGCGGTTCTTTCCGCATCAAAAATAAATACCAGTTCATTGCATTAGAGAATTTAGATGGCGCATGGAGCCTTACTGAGAATGGCGTAGAAATAAGCAAGGGAACATTTGTTGTGCCTCGTGTAGGTGCACGCAGAGAGGGCCGTTTGTCAATACCTTTCAAAATTGAGCATCCAAAACCAGGCGCAGAATATTACCTGCGCATATCATACACACAAAGCAACAAAACCCTGTGGGCAGACAAAGGTTTTGAGGTAGCCTGGGACCAGATCAAGATCCCGGTAAACACAGCAACTGTTGTTGAGCCAAAATCAACCCAGCCTGTTGCATTGAGTCAAACACCTCAAACTATTAAAGTTACAGGCAATGGCTTCTCTGTAAGCTTTGATAAAAAAACCGGCGAAATGAGTCAGTTGATGAAAGGTGGCCTAAATGTGTTAACTGCTAATGGTGGCCCTAAGCCACACCTGTGGCGCGCTGCTCACCGCAATGACGACATGTGGGCCAATAACATTTGGGAGAAATATGGTGTAAACAACCTAAAATTCTCATTGGTTGACATCAAAGCGCAGGCTGTTGACATGTTCAGCGTTAAGGTAACCTCAACCATAAAAGGCGAAGGCAAAGAAGGTTTCGGCGTTTACCATACCGCTACTTACCTAATAAAAGGTAATGGCAGCGTTACGGTAGACAACAATATGGAGTTTGAAGGTTTGGCTATCAGTTTGGGCCGCATTGGTGTGCGCATGATGCTGAACAAAGACCTTGACAAAATGAAATACTTTGGCCGCGGACCGTTGGAGAACTATTCAGACCGTAAAGCATCTGCCGATGTTGGCCTGTATGACCTGAATGTGAACGACCAATACGAATACGAAAAACCAATGGACAGGGGCAATCACGAAGAGGTGCGCTGGATCAAGTTTGAAGACAACAAAACGCCGGGCTTCACTATAAAGGCTGATGCTAATTTGATGCAGTTTTCGGCTTTACCGCATACCGACGAGCAGATGTTCCCTGTTGAGTATAAAATTGACCTGCCTGCAAGCACCTCTACCGTTTTTTGTTTATCAACAAAAACATTGGGTGTAGGATCGGCAAGTTGCGGACCAAGGCCGTTAGAACGGTTCCAGGTTTGGGCTAATAATTCCAGGTTTACCTATACGTTGCAGCTACTGAATAAATAA
- a CDS encoding outer membrane protein assembly factor BamB family protein, translated as MKPILFANGRNVKVALTAIAVTVMAGAVTLSFKDEGPERAAVVPPPHTEWKDYGGGPDHSKFLNFTQINKQNVAQLQPAFVYSTASDRANLYRFNPIVVDGIMYVLAKNSSLVAIDATTGKELWIHANLRGIVQRGINFWQSKDKKQKRFIISLGNYLQAIDANTGKSILTFGKNGSVDLKEGIGRAPELLRRMASTSAGKIYDNLILLGSAPGEDPFAGPGDLRAYDVITGKMQWVFHTIPHPGEYGYESWPKDAWKYSGAANTWGEISVDEKRGIAYFPLGSPTYDYDGADRAGNNVFGNCILALDARTGKRLWHFQTVHHDIWDYDLTAAPQLITINHNGKKVDAVAVASKNGFMYVFDRVTGKPIWPIKEMPFPKSEMPDEWTSPTQPIPTVVPAFNRHNVDEKDINPYLPDSTRQKYIARIKAAKTGLYQPLSDKYEVFALPGSVGGANQGNTAANPDKGMVYVMYQEMSCFYQLVKRSERGARGGNQAGAKGQAAYVQYCQACHGADRNGIAGAGVSLVDIGSRITPDLFKTYISQGKGRMPAQPHIDDATITSIYTFLAGGNRGARPAMAGSNTMPDGPVVASGGAPLANPSSASEFGGGMTDYPAGYTGPRSIYIEKNNWGTAISDILAPPFAGIAAYDLNKGTIKWKIPLGEYSKTDVKGLGTPNGTQNKGMVVTASGLIFVTCADGKVRAIDADNGKILWQYDLGRINPTGIPAMYQHKGKQYLVVCSTGALADRTKKEEDVPKGYITFALPKLK; from the coding sequence ATGAAGCCTATTTTGTTTGCCAATGGGCGCAACGTAAAAGTTGCGCTCACTGCTATTGCCGTTACGGTAATGGCGGGGGCCGTTACTTTATCTTTTAAAGATGAAGGGCCTGAAAGAGCTGCAGTGGTTCCCCCGCCACATACAGAATGGAAAGATTATGGAGGGGGACCCGATCATTCCAAATTTTTAAATTTTACCCAGATCAACAAACAAAATGTTGCGCAACTGCAACCCGCGTTTGTTTATTCAACCGCCAGCGACAGGGCCAACCTTTACAGGTTCAACCCTATTGTTGTGGATGGCATTATGTATGTGCTGGCTAAAAACAGCTCATTAGTTGCTATTGATGCCACCACCGGCAAGGAGTTGTGGATACACGCTAACCTGCGCGGCATTGTACAGCGCGGTATTAACTTTTGGCAAAGCAAGGATAAAAAACAAAAGCGCTTTATAATCTCGCTTGGCAACTACCTGCAGGCCATTGATGCCAATACCGGCAAATCCATATTAACCTTCGGTAAAAATGGCTCTGTTGATCTAAAAGAAGGGATAGGCCGTGCACCGGAGTTGCTGCGCAGGATGGCCTCAACATCTGCCGGAAAGATCTATGATAATCTGATCTTGTTAGGTTCCGCACCGGGTGAGGATCCCTTTGCAGGCCCCGGCGATCTGCGCGCTTATGATGTAATAACCGGTAAAATGCAATGGGTGTTTCATACTATACCTCATCCCGGTGAATATGGTTATGAGAGCTGGCCCAAGGATGCCTGGAAATATTCGGGCGCTGCCAATACCTGGGGCGAGATCTCTGTTGATGAGAAACGTGGTATAGCCTATTTTCCATTGGGCTCACCAACTTATGATTATGATGGCGCTGACCGTGCAGGTAATAACGTATTCGGTAATTGTATTTTGGCGTTGGATGCCCGCACCGGCAAAAGGTTGTGGCACTTTCAAACCGTTCACCATGATATTTGGGATTACGATCTAACCGCCGCGCCTCAACTTATCACCATTAATCACAACGGTAAAAAGGTTGACGCGGTGGCTGTGGCCTCTAAAAACGGTTTTATGTATGTGTTTGACAGGGTAACAGGCAAACCCATTTGGCCTATAAAGGAAATGCCTTTCCCAAAAAGCGAAATGCCTGATGAGTGGACCTCGCCTACCCAACCTATACCAACAGTGGTGCCTGCGTTCAACAGGCATAATGTTGATGAAAAAGATATTAACCCCTACCTCCCCGACTCAACCCGGCAAAAATATATAGCGAGGATAAAGGCAGCTAAAACGGGCTTATATCAACCGCTTTCCGATAAATATGAGGTTTTCGCACTTCCGGGATCGGTAGGCGGTGCCAATCAGGGCAATACCGCTGCTAATCCGGATAAGGGAATGGTGTATGTAATGTACCAGGAAATGTCGTGCTTTTACCAGTTGGTCAAACGTTCGGAAAGAGGCGCAAGAGGCGGCAATCAGGCGGGAGCCAAAGGTCAGGCGGCTTATGTACAATATTGCCAGGCCTGCCACGGTGCAGACCGTAACGGTATTGCGGGTGCGGGTGTGTCATTAGTTGATATTGGCAGCCGCATCACGCCCGATCTTTTTAAAACCTACATCAGTCAGGGTAAGGGCCGTATGCCTGCACAGCCACATATTGATGACGCTACTATCACTTCCATCTATACTTTCCTTGCAGGAGGGAACCGTGGTGCAAGACCAGCAATGGCAGGTAGTAATACAATGCCTGATGGCCCTGTCGTTGCGTCAGGCGGCGCTCCATTAGCTAACCCAAGCAGCGCAAGTGAGTTTGGCGGTGGCATGACAGATTACCCTGCAGGCTACACTGGGCCAAGATCCATCTACATTGAAAAAAATAACTGGGGTACAGCTATATCCGATATTCTGGCACCTCCGTTTGCTGGCATAGCCGCTTATGATTTGAATAAAGGAACCATTAAATGGAAAATCCCGTTGGGTGAATACAGTAAAACAGATGTGAAAGGTTTGGGTACGCCAAATGGCACACAGAACAAAGGCATGGTGGTAACCGCGTCGGGGTTAATATTTGTCACCTGTGCTGATGGCAAAGTGCGCGCGATAGATGCTGATAATGGAAAAATACTTTGGCAGTATGATCTGGGCCGCATTAACCCAACAGGTATACCGGCCATGTACCAGCATAAGGGTAAGCAGTATTTAGTGGTGTGTTCAACCGGTGCATTGGCCGATAGAACTAAGAAAGAAGAAGATGTGCCTAAAGGCTACATCACCTTTGCCTTGCCTAAGTTGAAGTAA
- a CDS encoding SDR family NAD(P)-dependent oxidoreductase, producing the protein MLSLQNKKAVITGAGSGIGRAMAVLFAKQGAEVIIIDLNDEQADETAAEITSNGGQASVFKCDVANHQAVLSVFEQISQLDILVNNAGIAHIGKADNTAEADFDKVMSVIVKGAYNCTYAAIPKLKANGGGVILNISSVAALVGITERFAYSTAKGAIRAMTMSVAKDYLGDNIRCNAISPARVHTPFVDGFLKKNYPDSIDEMFDKLSKAQPIGRMGQPDEVATLALYLCSNEAAFITGADYPIDGGFTSLI; encoded by the coding sequence ATGCTATCACTACAAAATAAAAAGGCGGTAATTACAGGAGCAGGCAGCGGCATAGGCAGGGCTATGGCAGTTTTATTTGCCAAACAGGGAGCCGAAGTTATCATTATTGATCTGAATGACGAACAGGCCGATGAAACAGCCGCCGAGATCACCAGCAATGGTGGCCAGGCTTCTGTGTTTAAATGTGATGTAGCTAACCATCAGGCCGTGTTGTCTGTATTTGAACAGATAAGCCAACTGGATATTCTGGTAAATAACGCCGGTATTGCACACATTGGCAAAGCTGATAATACTGCTGAGGCCGACTTTGATAAGGTGATGAGCGTAATTGTGAAAGGCGCTTACAATTGCACCTATGCGGCTATTCCTAAGTTAAAAGCTAATGGTGGTGGGGTGATCTTGAATATATCATCTGTAGCTGCCTTGGTGGGTATAACAGAACGTTTTGCTTACAGCACCGCCAAAGGTGCAATCAGGGCCATGACCATGAGTGTGGCCAAAGATTATTTAGGCGATAACATCCGCTGCAACGCCATATCTCCTGCAAGAGTGCACACGCCATTTGTTGATGGCTTTTTAAAGAAAAATTATCCTGATAGTATTGATGAAATGTTTGATAAGCTATCAAAAGCACAACCCATTGGCCGAATGGGGCAGCCGGATGAGGTAGCCACACTGGCACTTTATCTATGCAGCAATGAGGCCGCCTTTATAACCGGTGCCGACTATCCCATTGATGGTGGTTTTACTTCGCTCATTTAA
- a CDS encoding mechanosensitive ion channel family protein, with the protein MDRQLQILSRELPGWAWNICLVAATLLLGFILKLLLTRLLRYYKNTKDYSLFRSVITHLSRPLNHFIPLLTLNALLPFLIFEGAYLANFKKLIEIMLIISFADLLINTVRVFEDFVYHKYDLNKVDNLEERKIQTQLRFVRKVITTLIVLITIAVVLLSFDNVRKLGAGLLTGVGIGGIIIGFAAQKSLGNFLAGFQIAFTQPIRIDDVLVVEGEWGRVEDITLTYVVLNIWDQRRLILPITYFIEKPFQNWTRTTAELLGTVEIYVDYTCPVSAVRDELTRILNTSDLWDRRVNVLQVWEAKESTMMIRAIVSAKNASNLVDLRCYVRESLIAYLQQQQSNSLPKLRIDNPQAG; encoded by the coding sequence GTGGATAGGCAACTGCAAATATTGTCGCGTGAGTTACCGGGCTGGGCATGGAACATATGCTTGGTAGCGGCCACTTTGCTGTTGGGTTTTATATTGAAGCTGTTGCTTACCCGCCTGCTTCGCTATTATAAAAACACTAAAGATTACTCGTTATTCAGGTCTGTTATTACGCACTTAAGCAGGCCGTTAAATCATTTTATCCCGCTGCTTACGCTGAACGCGTTGTTGCCGTTCCTTATTTTTGAGGGTGCTTACTTAGCCAATTTTAAAAAGTTGATAGAGATAATGCTGATTATCTCGTTTGCTGACTTACTCATCAACACAGTTAGGGTATTTGAGGATTTTGTATATCACAAGTATGACCTCAACAAAGTAGATAACCTGGAGGAACGGAAGATCCAGACTCAGCTACGTTTTGTGCGGAAGGTTATTACAACGCTGATCGTATTGATAACCATAGCGGTAGTACTGCTAAGTTTTGATAACGTGCGTAAACTGGGCGCCGGACTTTTAACCGGCGTGGGTATTGGTGGTATCATCATAGGTTTCGCTGCGCAAAAATCATTGGGGAATTTTTTGGCAGGCTTTCAAATTGCCTTTACGCAGCCTATACGTATTGATGATGTTTTGGTGGTGGAAGGTGAGTGGGGCAGGGTAGAAGATATTACGCTTACCTATGTGGTACTGAATATCTGGGATCAACGACGGTTAATTTTACCCATAACTTATTTTATTGAAAAGCCTTTTCAAAACTGGACGCGTACTACCGCCGAACTGTTAGGTACCGTTGAAATTTATGTGGATTACACTTGCCCTGTAAGTGCTGTGCGTGATGAACTGACGCGCATTTTAAATACATCTGACTTATGGGATAGGCGGGTGAATGTTTTGCAGGTGTGGGAGGCGAAAGAAAGCACAATGATGATACGTGCAATAGTTAGTGCAAAAAACGCGTCCAATCTGGTTGATCTGAGGTGTTATGTACGCGAAAGTTTGATAGCATACCTTCAGCAACAGCAAAGTAACTCATTGCCTAAATTACGTATTGATAACCCACAAGCAGGCTAA
- a CDS encoding glycoside hydrolase family 15 protein, with translation MAKHTYQTGIIGNCNFLAHINLNTNIDWMCWPRFDSAFVFGGMLDKQKGGEFSILPTIEYTSKQYYAENTNVLRTEITCQNGKYRVTDFAPRFRQFDQFYKPLMLIRKIEPLEGAPRIKVKCKPVCDYGRRYQDVLQGSDHIKFTGCGETMALSTNIPVTYLLDEECFALNETKYIILNYGDVWYGSLASTCEQYLRETIEYWRLWIKHSSIALFYQPYVIRSALALKIHQYEDTGAIIAASTTSLPEFPGSGRNWDYRFCWLRDTYYVLTSLNHIGHFEEMERYFNYVTDISMAKTDSFRYQPLYGITGKKDLTEEIMEHLDGYMGNKPVRIGNQASEHIQNDIYGQVSISLLPLYTDNRFIYSERKDSDKWITSILDKIERTIDERDAGIWEFRNIALVHCYSNLFQWAGCNAAEKMARTIGDKNLEERAVALKERAAAHIEACYDPVRKVYTHAVGSPYLDASTLQLIMMNYIDPASQKARDHLAALEKELKTEKGLFYRYLHEDDFGKPKTTFLICAFWYVEALACVGRVDEAVQEFEKLLKYCNHLLLFSEDVDGEDGSQWGNFPQAYSHVGLMNAAYRIAVKLDRPVFL, from the coding sequence ATGGCGAAACATACCTATCAAACAGGCATAATTGGCAACTGTAATTTTTTAGCCCATATCAATTTAAATACTAATATTGACTGGATGTGCTGGCCCCGTTTTGACAGCGCTTTTGTTTTTGGCGGAATGCTGGATAAGCAAAAGGGGGGTGAGTTCTCTATTCTGCCAACAATTGAGTACACGTCCAAACAATATTATGCCGAAAACACCAATGTGCTGCGTACCGAAATTACCTGCCAGAACGGTAAATATCGTGTAACGGATTTCGCGCCGCGTTTTCGCCAGTTTGACCAGTTTTATAAACCTTTAATGCTGATCAGGAAAATTGAACCCTTGGAAGGCGCGCCCCGCATAAAAGTGAAATGTAAGCCTGTTTGTGACTATGGCAGGCGCTATCAGGATGTTTTGCAAGGCAGCGACCATATTAAGTTTACCGGCTGCGGCGAAACCATGGCGTTGTCAACCAATATACCGGTGACGTATTTGTTAGATGAGGAGTGCTTCGCATTGAATGAAACCAAATACATCATTCTAAATTATGGCGATGTTTGGTACGGCTCATTAGCAAGTACCTGTGAACAGTACTTGCGCGAAACCATTGAGTATTGGCGCTTGTGGATCAAACACTCCTCTATTGCGTTGTTTTATCAGCCTTATGTTATCCGCTCGGCTTTGGCCCTTAAAATACACCAGTATGAAGATACCGGCGCTATCATAGCGGCAAGTACAACCAGTTTGCCGGAATTCCCGGGCAGCGGTCGTAACTGGGATTACCGCTTTTGCTGGCTGCGCGATACGTATTATGTGTTAACATCGCTTAACCACATTGGTCATTTTGAGGAGATGGAGCGGTACTTTAACTATGTTACCGATATATCTATGGCTAAAACGGACAGCTTCAGGTATCAGCCGCTTTACGGCATAACCGGTAAGAAAGACCTGACCGAAGAAATTATGGAGCATCTGGATGGCTACATGGGCAACAAGCCTGTGCGCATAGGCAACCAGGCTTCAGAACATATACAGAATGATATTTACGGACAAGTATCTATATCACTGCTGCCTTTATATACCGATAATCGTTTTATCTATAGTGAACGCAAGGATTCAGACAAGTGGATAACTTCTATTCTGGACAAAATTGAGCGCACCATTGATGAGCGCGATGCAGGGATATGGGAATTCAGAAATATTGCATTAGTACACTGCTACAGCAACTTGTTTCAATGGGCCGGCTGTAATGCTGCCGAGAAAATGGCGCGTACCATTGGCGATAAGAATTTAGAGGAAAGAGCAGTAGCGTTGAAGGAACGTGCGGCGGCTCATATTGAAGCCTGTTATGATCCAGTAAGGAAGGTGTATACCCACGCGGTGGGCAGCCCGTATCTGGATGCCAGTACGTTGCAGCTTATTATGATGAATTACATTGATCCGGCATCACAAAAAGCGCGCGATCATTTAGCTGCGCTGGAGAAGGAATTGAAAACTGAGAAAGGCTTATTCTATCGCTATTTGCACGAAGATGATTTTGGAAAACCTAAAACCACGTTTTTGATCTGCGCATTTTGGTATGTGGAGGCGCTGGCTTGTGTGGGCAGAGTTGACGAGGCCGTTCAGGAATTTGAAAAGCTGCTGAAGTATTGCAACCACCTGCTTTTATTCAGCGAAGATGTGGATGGTGAAGACGGCAGCCAGTGGGGTAATTTCCCGCAGGCGTATAGCCACGTGGGTTTAATGAATGCCGCTTACCGCATAGCTGTAAAATTGGATAGGCCTGTGTTTTTATAG
- a CDS encoding alpha/beta hydrolase, with protein sequence MRQKEINMITKNAGKLLLALVTLALPLGSALAQGPGQQAPITLGPDDKAAFPAAPVGFDQVKNVPHGKIDTVTYASKSVGNNRKMLVYTPPGFSKSNSYPVLYLLHGIGGDEKEWFTHGAPNVILDNLLAEKKIVPMIVILPNGRAQADDRAVGNVYGTAPAFAVFDKDLLGSIIPYVEANYPVKKDRVNRALAGLSMGGGQSLDFGLANLDTFAWVGGFSSAPNTFPPAKLVPDPAAAKQKLKLLWVSCGDQDGLMNVSRGVHTYLKENNVPHIWHVDSGKHDWPVWKNDLYLFSQLIFK encoded by the coding sequence ATGAGACAAAAAGAAATTAATATGATTACTAAAAATGCCGGCAAATTGCTTTTGGCATTGGTTACTTTGGCATTGCCTTTAGGCAGCGCGTTGGCACAAGGCCCGGGTCAGCAGGCACCCATCACCTTAGGTCCTGATGATAAAGCGGCTTTCCCTGCCGCACCGGTTGGTTTTGACCAGGTTAAGAATGTTCCGCACGGAAAAATTGACACCGTTACCTACGCTTCAAAAAGTGTTGGCAACAACCGTAAAATGTTAGTTTACACGCCGCCGGGCTTCTCAAAAAGCAACTCTTACCCTGTGCTTTACTTATTACACGGTATAGGTGGCGACGAGAAAGAGTGGTTTACACATGGTGCGCCAAATGTTATTTTAGATAACCTGTTGGCCGAAAAGAAAATTGTTCCGATGATCGTTATCCTGCCTAATGGTCGCGCTCAGGCTGATGACCGTGCTGTGGGTAACGTTTATGGTACTGCACCTGCTTTCGCGGTATTTGATAAAGACCTTTTAGGCAGCATCATCCCATACGTTGAAGCTAACTATCCGGTTAAAAAAGACCGTGTAAACCGTGCTTTAGCGGGCCTTTCAATGGGTGGCGGCCAGTCGTTAGATTTTGGCCTGGCTAACCTGGATACTTTTGCATGGGTTGGTGGCTTCTCATCAGCTCCTAACACATTCCCTCCTGCCAAACTGGTACCAGATCCGGCTGCTGCAAAACAAAAGCTGAAACTGCTTTGGGTATCATGCGGTGACCAGGACGGTTTAATGAATGTGAGCAGAGGCGTACACACTTACCTGAAAGAAAACAACGTACCACACATTTGGCATGTTGACTCAGGCAAGCATGATTGGCCGGTTTGGAAAAACGACCTTTACCTGTTCAGTCAGTTAATTTTTAAATAA
- a CDS encoding alpha/beta hydrolase, giving the protein MKLFKNLIIAAALLPLMAHAQQQTINLYQGAVPNSKPTKLVDQTTLEQGMFRRVANPQLEVYAPEAGKANGTAVIIIPGGSYKVVVYQSEGIRSAQEFAKNGVTAFVLKYRLPADSSMVDKTIGPLQDAQQAIKIVREGAAKWNLDVNKIGVVGFSAGGHLASTVGTHFQKAVIENSNNTNLRPDFLVLIYPVISMQEGLTHADSRKNLLGATPSKATVDLYSNEMQINDKTPVTFLVHAGDDNVVKVENSIGFYENLRKNKVPAEMHLFQKGGHGLMGHGLDEWMNLLFKWLQANKFMTKQ; this is encoded by the coding sequence ATGAAACTGTTTAAAAACCTAATTATAGCTGCAGCCTTGCTGCCATTAATGGCGCACGCTCAGCAACAAACTATTAATCTTTACCAGGGCGCTGTACCTAATTCAAAGCCCACCAAGCTGGTAGACCAAACCACTTTAGAACAGGGCATGTTCAGAAGGGTAGCTAATCCGCAACTGGAAGTTTATGCACCCGAAGCCGGTAAAGCCAACGGCACAGCCGTTATTATTATTCCAGGCGGAAGTTATAAGGTAGTGGTTTATCAATCAGAAGGTATACGTTCGGCACAGGAGTTTGCTAAAAATGGCGTTACCGCCTTTGTTTTAAAGTACCGCCTACCCGCAGATTCAAGTATGGTTGACAAAACCATTGGCCCTTTACAGGATGCGCAGCAAGCTATAAAGATAGTACGCGAAGGCGCGGCAAAATGGAATTTAGATGTTAACAAAATTGGCGTAGTGGGTTTTTCTGCCGGAGGGCATTTAGCATCAACTGTTGGAACGCATTTCCAGAAAGCCGTTATTGAAAATAGTAACAACACGAATTTACGCCCTGACTTTTTGGTGTTGATCTACCCGGTTATCAGTATGCAGGAAGGCTTAACCCATGCCGACTCACGCAAAAACCTGTTGGGTGCCACTCCATCAAAAGCTACTGTTGATCTGTACTCAAACGAGATGCAGATCAACGACAAAACACCCGTTACATTCCTGGTACATGCAGGAGATGATAACGTGGTTAAAGTGGAGAACAGCATTGGCTTTTACGAAAATTTGAGGAAAAACAAAGTGCCTGCCGAGATGCATCTGTTTCAAAAGGGTGGCCACGGTTTAATGGGCCACGGCTTAGACGAGTGGATGAATCTATTATTTAAATGGCTGCAAGCCAACAAGTTCATGACCAAACAATAA